Proteins co-encoded in one Astyanax mexicanus isolate ESR-SI-001 chromosome 1, AstMex3_surface, whole genome shotgun sequence genomic window:
- the stum gene encoding protein stum homolog codes for MEQKDTEMHEKGVSSSTSGVVVQVREKKGPLRAAIPYMPFPVAVICLFLNTFVPGLGTFVSAFTVLCGARTDLPDRHVCCVFWLNIAAAFIQILTAVVMVGWIMSIFWGMDMVILASEH; via the exons ATGGAGCAGAAGGACACAGAGATGCACGAGAAAGGAGTTTCTTCATCCACCAGCGGAGTTGTTGTCCAAGTTCGAGAAAAGAAAGGACCTTTACGGGCAGCAATCCCATATATGCCTTTTCCTGTAGCTGTAATCTGCCTGTTCCTCAACACATTTGTTCCTGGGCTGG GTACTTTCGTTTCGGCGTTCACAGTGCTGTGTGGTGCTAGGACGGATCTGCCAGACCGACATGTGTGCTGCGTGTTCTGGCTAAACATCGCTGCAGCCTTCATCCAGATCCTCACTGCTGTGGTCATGGTGGGGTGGATTATGAGCATATTCTGGGGCATGGACATGGTTATCCTTGCAAGTGagcattaa